Proteins found in one Flavobacterium channae genomic segment:
- a CDS encoding DNA gyrase/topoisomerase IV subunit A → MKDEEDNIIPEDDNLENQDQHQKEEGFEDIHVSTGHHFYENNENPEDTITKVTGMYKDWFLDYASYVILERAVPAIEDGFKPVQRRIMHSMKELDDGRYNKVANIIGHTMQYHPHGDVSIGDAMVNIGQKDLLIDCQGNWGNILTGDGAAAPRYIEARISKFGHDVLFSPKVTQWQLSYDGRKNEPVHLPVKFPLLLAQGGEGIAVGLSTKILPHNFNELIDASIKILKGKPFTLFPDFPTAGIADVSNYNDGMRGSRVRVRAKIAPLDKNTLVITQIPFSTDTTKLIDSILKANEKGKIKIKKIEDNTAAEVEIVIHLQPGTSPDKMIDALYAFTDCELSIAPLGCVIENCNKPLFIGVSDILKISTNRTLNILKRELEIQLDELEAKWHFANLEKIFIREEMYIDFKLYSDRESLYNYMYDRFEPFKTILIREIEDEDLQRLTQIPMIRITRFDSDKADDAIAKLEAEIEQVKHHLDHLIDYAVDYFTNLKDKYGKGRERLTELRNFDNIQATKVVLRNQKFYVNREEGFVGMGLKKDEYVGECSDIDDIIVFLRDGKMMVTKIDDKKFIGKDIIHVAVFDKNDKRTIYNMMYRDGKNGSTFIKRFNVSGVTRDKFYDLTQEKPGSMVSYFSANPNGEAEVVTILLRQVGSVKKLKWDVDFSDIAIKGRASRGNTVTKYPIKKIELKEKGISTLRPRKVWFDDTVQRLNVDGRGELLGEFKPNDRLLIINQSGKVKTIIPELSTHFDEDMIVLEKWNPNKPISCIYYDGEKDRYFVKRFLIENENKEEIFISEHEKSQLEIVSTDWRPVAEVIFAKVKGVQKENQVVDLEQFISVKGIKALGNQLTTDKLKQINLLDSLPYEEVLDEPETVNSASSEESDGVDIQDFNIELDDDGQITLSLE, encoded by the coding sequence ATGAAAGACGAAGAAGATAACATCATCCCAGAAGACGACAATTTAGAAAATCAAGACCAACATCAAAAAGAGGAAGGTTTTGAGGATATTCATGTATCAACGGGACATCATTTTTACGAAAACAACGAAAATCCAGAAGATACCATTACTAAAGTTACAGGAATGTACAAAGATTGGTTTTTGGATTACGCTTCCTATGTAATTTTAGAGCGTGCTGTTCCTGCGATTGAAGACGGTTTTAAACCGGTACAACGTCGTATCATGCACTCCATGAAGGAGTTGGATGACGGTCGTTACAACAAAGTTGCGAATATCATAGGGCACACCATGCAGTATCATCCTCACGGAGATGTGAGTATTGGTGACGCTATGGTGAACATCGGGCAAAAAGATTTGTTGATTGATTGTCAAGGAAACTGGGGAAATATTCTAACTGGTGACGGAGCCGCAGCACCTCGTTACATCGAAGCTCGAATTTCAAAATTTGGTCACGATGTATTGTTTTCGCCAAAAGTTACCCAATGGCAATTGAGTTATGATGGTCGTAAAAACGAACCTGTTCATTTGCCTGTAAAATTCCCATTATTGTTAGCACAAGGTGGAGAAGGAATTGCGGTAGGTTTATCAACCAAGATTTTACCTCACAATTTCAATGAATTAATCGATGCGTCAATTAAAATTTTAAAAGGAAAACCATTCACTTTATTCCCAGATTTCCCAACAGCTGGAATTGCCGATGTTTCCAACTATAATGATGGAATGCGAGGTTCTCGTGTGCGCGTGAGAGCTAAAATTGCGCCTTTAGATAAAAATACTTTGGTGATTACCCAAATTCCGTTTTCAACTGATACTACCAAATTAATTGATAGTATCTTGAAAGCCAATGAAAAAGGGAAAATCAAAATCAAGAAAATTGAGGATAACACCGCTGCTGAGGTTGAAATCGTAATTCACCTACAACCGGGAACTTCGCCAGACAAAATGATTGATGCGCTATATGCGTTTACCGATTGTGAATTGTCCATTGCGCCTTTAGGCTGTGTTATCGAAAATTGTAACAAGCCATTGTTTATTGGTGTTTCCGATATTTTGAAGATTTCTACGAATCGTACGTTGAATATTTTAAAACGAGAATTAGAAATTCAATTGGACGAACTCGAAGCGAAGTGGCATTTCGCAAATTTAGAGAAGATTTTCATCCGTGAAGAAATGTACATCGACTTCAAATTGTATTCGGATAGAGAGTCGCTTTACAACTACATGTACGACCGATTTGAGCCTTTCAAAACCATTTTAATTCGAGAAATTGAAGATGAAGATTTACAACGTTTGACACAAATTCCAATGATTCGTATCACACGATTTGACTCAGATAAAGCCGATGATGCGATTGCAAAATTGGAAGCTGAAATCGAGCAAGTGAAACATCATTTAGATCATTTGATTGATTACGCGGTAGATTATTTCACCAATTTAAAAGACAAATACGGAAAAGGAAGAGAACGCTTAACCGAATTACGTAATTTCGATAATATTCAAGCGACGAAAGTAGTATTGCGTAACCAAAAGTTCTATGTGAATAGAGAAGAAGGTTTCGTAGGAATGGGCTTGAAAAAAGACGAATACGTGGGCGAATGTTCCGATATAGATGACATTATCGTTTTCTTACGCGATGGAAAAATGATGGTTACGAAAATCGATGATAAAAAATTCATTGGTAAAGATATTATTCACGTTGCTGTTTTCGATAAAAACGACAAACGTACCATTTATAACATGATGTATCGCGATGGTAAAAATGGCTCTACGTTTATCAAGCGTTTCAATGTTTCTGGAGTTACTCGTGATAAATTCTATGATTTAACGCAAGAAAAACCAGGTTCAATGGTGTCGTATTTTTCAGCAAATCCAAATGGAGAAGCAGAAGTGGTGACTATTTTATTGCGTCAAGTAGGAAGTGTGAAAAAACTGAAATGGGATGTCGATTTTTCAGATATTGCTATCAAAGGAAGAGCTTCTAGAGGAAATACCGTAACCAAATATCCAATCAAGAAAATTGAACTGAAAGAGAAAGGTATTTCGACTTTACGTCCGAGAAAAGTTTGGTTTGATGATACAGTGCAACGTTTGAATGTGGATGGAAGAGGTGAGTTGCTAGGCGAATTTAAACCAAATGATCGTTTATTAATCATCAATCAATCAGGAAAAGTAAAAACGATAATTCCAGAACTTTCTACACATTTTGATGAAGACATGATTGTGTTGGAAAAATGGAATCCTAATAAACCTATTTCTTGTATTTATTACGATGGAGAAAAAGACCGTTACTTTGTAAAACGTTTCTTAATTGAAAACGAAAACAAAGAAGAAATCTTCATATCTGAACATGAAAAATCGCAATTAGAAATTGTTTCAACAGATTGGCGACCAGTTGCTGAGGTAATTTTTGCTAAAGTAAAAGGAGTTCAAAAAGAAAATCAAGTGGTTGATTTAGAGCAATTCATTTCAGTAAAAGGAATTAAAGCGTTGGGAAATCAATTGACTACAGATAAATTGAAGCAAATAAATTTACTTGATTCATTACCATATGAAGAAGTGTTAGACGAACCAGAAACGGTTAATTCAGCCTCTTCAGAAGAATCTGATGGTGTAGATATTCAAGATTTTAATATCGAATTAGACGACGACGGACAAATAACGCTTTCGTTAGAGTAA
- a CDS encoding TerC family protein, with amino-acid sequence MEIFLNPDAWIALLTLTFLEIVLGIDNIIFISIVTGKLPQEDRKKATRIGLFLAMFMRIALLFGITLLIAMKKPWFSFDFGWFSADITGQAMILLLGGLFLIYKSTKEIHEKVDHKGEEEKELKISSSKSFASVIGQILLIDLIFSVDSILTAVGMTNGVEGALTIMITAVVISVGIMMLFAVPVGNFVNANPSIQILGLAFLILIGFMLITESMHLSNAELAGQHVGAVPKGYLYFAIAFSLAVEFLNMKMRKKQ; translated from the coding sequence ATGGAAATCTTTTTAAACCCGGATGCTTGGATTGCTTTGCTAACTTTAACATTTTTAGAAATTGTTTTAGGAATTGACAACATTATCTTTATTTCGATTGTAACAGGTAAACTACCTCAAGAAGATAGAAAGAAAGCGACAAGAATAGGTTTATTCTTAGCCATGTTTATGAGAATTGCATTGCTTTTTGGAATTACACTACTAATTGCAATGAAAAAACCATGGTTTAGTTTCGATTTTGGTTGGTTTTCAGCTGATATTACCGGACAAGCTATGATACTTTTGCTTGGAGGTTTGTTCTTAATTTATAAGAGTACCAAAGAAATTCACGAAAAAGTAGATCATAAAGGTGAAGAAGAAAAAGAATTGAAAATTTCGTCTTCAAAATCATTCGCAAGCGTAATTGGTCAAATCCTTTTAATCGATTTAATCTTTTCAGTAGACAGTATTTTAACAGCTGTTGGTATGACAAATGGTGTGGAAGGCGCACTAACCATTATGATTACTGCCGTTGTGATTTCTGTAGGAATTATGATGTTATTTGCAGTTCCTGTTGGTAATTTTGTAAATGCAAATCCTTCGATTCAAATTTTAGGTTTGGCATTCTTGATCTTAATTGGGTTTATGTTAATTACAGAAAGTATGCATTTATCTAATGCTGAATTAGCTGGTCAACACGTAGGGGCAGTTCCAAAAGGCTATCTGTACTTTGCAATTGCATTTTCGTTAGCAGTTGAATTTTTAAACATGAAAATGCGCAAGAAACAATAA
- a CDS encoding DNA topoisomerase IV gives MKTIFYLLFATLLTSCYQQERNCTDFKTGKFSSETEIEGKKYTSTFERNDSIQIETYEGKIDTFKVRWTNDCEYVMQNIHPKNREEKKAVQMKILTTNANSYTFEYSFVGDSKKQRGTVTKLN, from the coding sequence TTACTAACTTCTTGCTACCAACAAGAACGTAATTGTACCGATTTTAAAACAGGAAAATTCTCTTCTGAAACTGAAATTGAAGGCAAAAAATACACCAGTACTTTTGAAAGAAACGATTCGATTCAAATAGAAACTTACGAAGGAAAAATAGATACTTTCAAAGTGCGTTGGACAAATGATTGCGAATATGTAATGCAAAATATTCATCCTAAAAACAGAGAAGAAAAAAAGGCAGTTCAAATGAAAATTTTAACTACAAATGCCAATTCTTACACTTTTGAATATTCTTTTGTTGGCGATTCAAAAAAACAACGTGGTACTGTAACAAAACTAAATTAG